From one Mytilus edulis chromosome 1, xbMytEdul2.2, whole genome shotgun sequence genomic stretch:
- the LOC139496226 gene encoding PR domain zinc finger protein 14-like — MMVNIQRPNMMPLIHQHFISPLQSMQMERFRYGGPEFPFNIPMMSQSPMPSQTTTSQVSNTTQPPHTRLYNPRLVPPLGIPTFNFSREELDMVLYGYTQNKVDRCKGHALSGIKSLDLTHGIDRILTGNSPVKSESSNPVPNIKPLDLSGLDIPDGLTVLQTLFARTIHYGVFCTSTVISRGTKFGPFKGKTVNTSEVKSNDDNSYMWEIFYEGKLSHFVDGRGPTGGWMSFVNCARYAHEQNLIALQVDGDIFYEVCKDIPQGTELLVWYGDCYLQFMGVPVSLKEMADGGAPEELNTSEGFTCERCGKVFAYKYYRDKHLKYTRCVDQGDRKFPCHLCTRSFEKRDRLRIHILHVHEKHRPHKCVVCGKSFSQSSSLNKHMRVHSGERPYKCVYCNKAFTASSILRTHIRQHSGEKPFKCRHCGKAFASHAAHDSHVRRTHIKDKPCPCGICGKNFPHTYELKLHMASHHHIE; from the exons ATGATGGTTAACATACAGAGACCTAATATGATGCCGTTGATTCACCAACATTTCATTTCACCTTTACAGAg CATGCAAATGGAACGATTTCGATATGGAGGACCAGAATTTCCGTTCAATATTCCAATGATGTCACAGTCCCCAATGCCATCACAAACGACAACATCGCAAGTATCAAACACCACACAACCTCCTCACACTAGGCTTTACAATCCGAGACTGGTCCCACCCCTGGGTATACCAACATTCAACTTTAGCAGAGAGGAGTTAGATATGGTATTGTACGGGTACACACAGAACAAAGTGGACCGATGTAAAGGACATGCATTGTCAGGCATCAAAAGTTTGGACCTCACTCACG gGATTGACCGAATCCTGACAGGAAACAGTCCGGTAAAGTCGGAGAGTTCAAACCCAGTTCCAAATATCAAACCATTGGATCTTTCTGGATTGGACATACCAGATG GCTTGACAGTCTTACAGACATTGTTTGCTAGAACCATCCATTATGGCGTGTTTTGTACATCTACCGTTATATCACGTGGTACAAAGTTCGGACCATTCAAAGGAAAGACAGTGAACACAAGTGAAGTAAAAAGTAACGACGATAACTCTTACATGTGGGAG ATTTTCTATGAAGGCAAGCTTAGTCATTTTGTTGATGGTCGTGGTCCAACAGGCGGATGGATGTCTTTCGTGAATTGTGCAAGGTATGCACATGAGCAGAATTTGATCGCTTTGCAAGTTGACGGAGACATATTTTATGAAGTCTGTAAAGATATACCACAAGGCACTGAACTATTGGTTTGGTACGGAGACTGTTATTTACAGTTCATGGGAGTACCTGTTTCATTGAAAGAAATGGCGGATGGCGGCGCTCCCGAGGAATTAAATA CAAGTGAAGGATTTACATGTGAAAGATGTGGAAAGGTGTTTGCTTATAAATATTACAGAGATAAGCATCTGAAGTATACTCGGTGTGTTGACCAAGGCGATAGGAAATTTCCATGTCATCTGTGCACTAG GTCATTTGAAAAAAGAGACCGGCTTAGAATtcatatactacatgtacatgagaAACATCGGCCACATAAATGTGTCGTTTGCGGGAAAAGTTTTAGCCAGTCCTCAAGTCTTAATAAACACATGAGG GTCCACAGTGGAGAACGTCCATATAAATGTGTATATTGTAACAAAGCATTTACAGCATCCAGTATACTGCGCACACACATTCGTCAGCATTCGGGAGAAAAACCATTCAAG tgtCGACATTGTGGTAAAGCTTTTGCCTCACATGCCGCGCATGACAGTCACGTGAGACGAACCCATATAAAAGATAAACCTTGCCCATGTGGAATTTGTGGCAAGAATTTTCCACATACGTATGAGCTTAAATTACACATGGCTTCACACCATCATATAGAATAG